Proteins found in one Ctenopharyngodon idella isolate HZGC_01 chromosome 16, HZGC01, whole genome shotgun sequence genomic segment:
- the LOC127497860 gene encoding zymogen granule membrane protein 16-like encodes MLHLILVLSGVCTVGMTMPLPDFYSYSLAVGDGSGYEFSTAHDGRINGIRVWEYSSAYITGIQLMYDGNWTTPVCLNYGTPQEMTLLDNESIIQVSGKYYSGYIYELMFVTSHGRSLKVGQPNGGSFNFYPTHDGSELRFLSGRQNGNGITSIGAHWAVYHNSVA; translated from the exons ATGTTACATCTTATTCTGGTTCTCTCTGGAGTTTGTACAGTGGGCATGACCATGC CTTTACCTGATTTTTACTCTTACTCACTTGCTGTTGGAGATGGCAGTGGGTATGAATTTTCCACTGCACATGACGGTCGCATCAATGGTATTAGAGTCTGGGAATACAGTAGTGCATACATTACTGG AATTCAGCTGATGTATGATGGTAATTGGACAACACCGGTTTGTTTAAACTATGGCACTCCCCAAGAGATGACACTTCTTGATAATGAATCCATCATTCAAGTCTCTGGAAAGTATTACAGTGGCTACATCTATGAGCTTATGTTTGTCACTAGTCACGGGCGCTCTTTAAAAGTGGGGCAGCCTAATGGAGGCTCATTTAACTTCTATCCAACCCATGATGGAAGTGAGCTGCGTTTTCTCAGTGGTCGACAGAATGGAAATGGTATCACCTCCATTGGGGCTCATTGGGCTGTTTACCACAACAGTGTGGCTTAA